In the genome of Phragmites australis chromosome 9, lpPhrAust1.1, whole genome shotgun sequence, the window aacttttaaaacttttgCTAAAATAGCTTTAAAATAGTTATTTAGAATATTAACATAatatatgtagatttgtgtttaaaaatacttttataatataataaatttattagattttacaaACACAACCTAAgagaaaatagtggtcaaagatATGCACATGGGAGGAAGTATATGGAATAATTTGAGTGGAACCCATCAGGACATCTTATAATGTAGTGTGCCTAATTTGATTCTTGCCTACTGGCATTGAAATCTGAATGTGGCCTAATGATAatttgaagaagcaaatgattATAACAATGTTTCTTGAAGTACCAGTAGACTAAAGATGTGTACATTACTTCTTCAGCACAATCAGTTGCATTCTAGCTGGTTGGGGTACTGGGCTCTCACCCGAGAGACCCCCCCGGGTTCGAATCCCGGAAACAGAATATTTTCTTATCACTTTCAGTTTGGCTAATTAGTCTTTATTTCTGTAGCCCCACTGCTAAAGATAGCCCCACTGCTAAAGATAGTAAGCTCTACCCGTACGGCTGTACCTACCCGATTCTAAATCCATCAGATTTTGCTGGGTGAAAGGCAGATGTTCGTGCATTTTGCTTTGCAAGGAAGCCAAGTGCCCATTCCTTGCTGCCgcttggagttggagttggggTCCGTTGCTTTTGCTCTGTGCAAGGGAGGGATCTCCCTGCAGGGGAGCAACTGCAACTACAACGCAGATTCGTCGGCCGGGAAGCTGCAATCCAAATATCCAATACATTATCCACGCACACCAGCAGAAAAAATGAGACCGCTGGAAGCTTCGGCCGATCGTGTTCTGGTGATTGCTTTGCTTGATTGGTTACTCCTTGCTCGTGTGTATGGAATTGGCAATGCTATAAGATGATGTAGTCCCTGCAAAGAATCGTTTTGTTTTTTGAGAGGGCAAAGAATAGGATTGATGATGAGGTTGCAATCGATTTGATGGAGCTTGGGCCTTGTTTGCAGCTGCATTCCGTATTCTGAACATGATATATGGAATAATTTCAGTGAAACCAATCCGGACATCTTATAATGTAGTGGGCCGAATTTGATTGTTGCCTTCTGGCATTGAAATTCAAATGTGGCATAATAATCATTTTAACAAACCAAAGATTTTTTCCTggctaaaaaaaacaaatatttttttacaaagttcCTTGCGAGGCAATGgattaaataatttatatttccCTACTCATCGCGATCCGTTGTAGTCTAGCTGGTTAGGATACTCGGCTCTCACCCGAGAGACCCGGGTTCGAGTCCCGGCAacggaatatatatatatttttttcacattcaGATCCGTACGGCTGTACCTACCCGATTCGAAATCCATCAGATTTTGCTGCAAGCGTGAACATTTTGCTGGAAAGTAGAGATGACCAAACATCGGCAGAGACTTCAACCAAAATAATTCCACGTCTCAAATTAGCTTCTAGTATCCTCTAGGACAACAAAAGTGCCCATTGAGCTTACAACAGTGCCACATCAATTTATTCAGGATCAGCCAGTGTTCCTACTTCCTAATACGTGACGCCAGGGAGGCAAGGCTACTTATTCAGCTGATGCAACTTGAGACGTGTTCCTAGATCCCTGCTGCTGAAGCGCTCAGTCTCGGCGCTTCAGCTGCCTGTTGAACCAGCTGATCATGTCCACGCGGGCTTCTTCCGCGGTTTCCACGGCGAAAGGGTCGCTGGAATTGTATCTGCAAGCGAAACCATGGGGTACCCTCGGGAAGATCTTCACGAAGTGATCAATCTGCAATCATAAAGTAAATTTCACATTGGGTGTTCATCAGGAGTTGATTGCTAAGTAATAGCTTCTTCAAAAAAACAAATGCTAagtaatatataaaaaatgcaAGATCAAAGTTAAATCATATATGAAATCGAAATCTGCGGTTAGACTGAAGCTGTCGCCATGTTTCATGTTCTGATGTTATCAGATAAGAGTGTTCTATTATAAATATTAGAGCATTAGAGTATCAATACAGAAGCTCTGGAATGGAGATGCGTCACACATGATCTTCTCtgataaaatataattttttagcaaGAAGCATCAGTACAACTTGTCTTAATTAAAAATGTGAATGGCAcgttctaaaaaatatatcagtACAAACTTACCCCTTCGTTTTGCTCCAAGGCACGCTCGAACTGGTGTACTAGCTTTGGTGGAGAAAGGGTATCATATTCACCTCCGAGAACCTCGATGGGGCATTTGATCTCTGAGCATCAGATAAAGCTTAATTTAGAGAAAAGGATTCAGAAGTCGCGGTGCATCGCGTCCGAACAACGCTTGATAAGTGAAAGCGTACCCTTCATGTCATCAACGGTCACTAGCGCAGGATGTGAAATGACAACCGCTTGGATTTCAGCAGTTTTTGCTAATTCCACGGCCACCTTAGCTGTTGAGAATGAGACCATGTCATATGTTTGAAGTCAAATACTGAACACTGGATGCGTTTTTTCCTGGAAACCATGTCATATAGTTCAACTCACCACCCCAGCAATAACCGGCTACGCCAACCATCTTCCCTTTCGTCTTCAGAGCAGCAATGAGTGGCTTAACTTTTTCCGCTGCATCGACCTGCGAAGGCGAGGAATGACAAATATGAGTGCAGCATGAAGAAAGTTAGGGATTGCGTTGGAACAATGAATTGAATTTCATCAGTGATTGAAGGAACGAACCGGGGAGTGTGTTTTGAGCCATTCTGCAAATGAGACCCCATCCTTGTAAGGATCGCCATGCAACAGATCAGGAACCACAACGAAGTATCCAAGATCTGCAACTTGATCTGCTATTTTCCTTTGTTACACACATGATACATAGAACTGTTGTCAGCTTCAACTCACAGAATGGGAAATCAAGAATACATGGAACTCAAACTCAACGGCATTGGAAATCCTTATTCGCACATCATCTGCACAATGTCCGCATTCTGAAATGCAGCAATTGACTGTAACCATGCTGTATTTGTAACTGCAGCATAAGAAAACAAATCTGAAATCCATGTATCTGCTTATTTTGCTTGTCCATGCATGTTCTTATCGGCGTGCCGGCACAAGCTAAAACTGGACATAATAGGATGTCCCATGAGCCAGCCATTGCGCAACATCTCCTGTTGTCCCTAGATTGCTCAGAGAGATGTGCAGTTCATCATGAATCAATGGCCATGCCGTCGATCTATGAGCCTTAAAGCAGTGGTTGTGTTTAAATCCGTTTCCTATCGGAACACATGGATCTGTGATCTGCATCCTCGCTCCACATGttcagttttttatttttatttatttattttatataacAAGTAATCCTGACTAGAAAGCTGAAGGATTTTTTTATCACACCACACAAGAGGTAATTCAATCAGCCACCCTCCACAAATATTGCATTTTGTTAAAGCGGAGCATTGTTATTTCAGGCAGTCAAATAGTCAAGCGGTTCAGTTGTACGTGCGTACCTCAGTTTGGGTGCTTGAAACCCTGCAAGGAACGGACATCCCATGTCAGCAGTAAGAAGCGAATCGTTTCTCGACGACGCTTATTAACCGGATGATGCACGCAAGCTACGCGGTGAGACGACTCTAGCAGTCTAGTTACGCCTACGCATGCCGAGAGAGCAGTGAGCGCGCACTGACCGTAGTAGTCGGAGCCGAGGATGACGGCGCGGGAGGCGTCGTGTCCGGAGCCGGTGACGTACGCCTCGAGGCCGTGGAAGTGGCGGACGACGTCGCCCGCCTCGCCGCCCGTGGCCGTCATGTCCGGCGGGTTGTCAAGGCACGGGTGGTGCGAGTGAGAcgacgaggccgaggccgaaGGGAGCACAAGCCGCACGTCGGCCTCCTTGGCCGAGCCGAGCGCAGCAGAggcgaggaggacgacgagcaGCAGCGGCGAGGAGCGCGTCGCCCCGGTGGCGCCCATGGCGAAGTCGATCGGTGGCGTTCGCTCTGGTATACTAGTGGTGGTAGGTACACTTGCTTCAGTCGTGCTGCGCGGAGGAGACGGAGACGCTCTTCCGGCGATTATTATAGGGCAACGCGAATCGCGTGCGATCGGCAAGCATGTGCGCGGCTCCGATCGGGTAGAGGGGCGTGGCATCTACTACGGCAGCGAGCCCTCGTGCAGAGAGCCCTGCATGGCGTAGACACCTGTGCGTGGGATTTGAAGGGTGTTGGTGCTGTTCCATAGTGACCCGTGGAAGACCTAGTGTCATTAAACTACTAGTGGCGAGATTCGAATAAAATCTTCAGGATCGGGTTCGATCTTCTTCCTGGGCTAAAGAGCCGGTTTGATGCGGCCGCGGCTAAGGATGAAAACGGTTGGAAATAATCAGAAAAACCCTCTAatcgttttcactttcatattttctcagtCGGACGAAAACGAAAACGGAATAGACTGGAACGGAAACGGTCAGAACATAATCGGATGATTAAAAACGAACTAATCCGATAGGGAAAATaccggtatcggtcgggatttAAAGAACACAACAAAAACAGGAACCCACAAAACCATCAAGACATATCAACATATATAAGTTTAACATGACTACAATAAATACATCATCCATACTTAATGAGATAACATGTGATACAACATAACGAcgatatgtatatatttaaccACACAAACAATAAGTATCAAACAGATACATAAGTGAACGATAGTACAAATATCCATACAACCACACAAAGTCTTAACATAATAACATCGAACCACTAGTTCATCACGACGTCAACATATGACAATAATAGAACAACAAAACACAAACATAAACATTCGATGTTAACATATGACAATATTAGGACAACAAAACACGAACATAAATATTCTTCAATCACTCTCGGCCTACAGCTGCTCATAATCATTCATCACATCTGGATCACttgctatttcttcttctttctcctgcaattttacaatgcatgaaaaaaGGACATTTTAGATAGGAtgtacatgaagaaaaataacttgCTAATTGCTAAAGGCCTAAAATTATAGAGTTATAGCATTGCATATTTACAGTTAAGAGAACAACAAAAAAAGAGCATAGCTAGAGAGAGGGTGTGTGATCAGCTTCGGACATCCATGCATCAAAACGACTAAGAGATTCTATGCACCTCCAGCCTTGTACCATGAGAGGATAGTATAAGTACGCTAAATATCTCATGTATCAGTTTATTAGAAATGGTCTCTAGAACCTCGAGATCATCCACAATGGAAGGAAAATTCTTGGAatctaaaaaatcaaacaaagacaCATACATCAGTCAAAGAAAATAACCAATTATTGCACAATTGTAAATGGCAAACTATTTAAATTATCACATTTTCTTGCTGCAGCTATCCAATCTTTGGTGAAATTAATGCTTGTACCATCTCAGGATCAAGACGGTTGCGATAAGGATCAATGACACGGCCACCAGCACTAAAAGCAGACTCTGAAGCAACCGTTGACACTTGTATGGCCATCATATCACGGACAATTTGTGAAAGAATAGGGTAATTTTCTGTATGATTCTTCCAATATGCTAAAATGTCAAATTGGCTCTGCTTCAAAAGTGGCTCTGTCATGTATTTCTCCAACTCACTTAGGCCATCTCTATCAGGGCTAcaatcatcatataagaagcttTCAAGTTCATCATTTCTATTTCCCATGAGCTCATCTACTAGGTTTGTAGGTTCATTCACATTACTCTTTGCCTTTGAAGCTATAGGTGCAGAACTAGCGTAAAATTGATACACCTTCTTTACAACAGTAACAAACTTTTCAAGGTGAACTTGATACAAACCACCATAGAACTTTCTCATGTAAAATTCTACAAGCTTTTTCTTGTACCTAGGATCAAGAAAGCATGCCACTGCAAGAGAAGCACTAGACTTGTTCCAATATTTCTCAACCTTTGTATCCATAGCAATTGCCATTTCACTAATAATGAAATTTCCACTAACTTTTCATTTATCAAGCAATTCTTTTATCTCACAGAAACCTTTATAAAACATATTTGCAGTTGGATATGAAGTACCAGAGAGAAGTTCAGTAAGATCATAGAATTTCATCAAGCACTGAAAAATAGTTATAGCCATATTCCATTCATCAGaagatggagaaattttctcatACCTACAGCTATCCGAGGACTTAAGCCTCACAAAAGCAGGCTTGCAGTACAAGGCATCCCTCAGCATCAGATAGGTTGAATTCCACCTAGTTGAAACATCAAGTGAGAGACCCTTCGTTGTATCCAACCAACACTCAGTGGCACGCTTTATGAGTTCCTCCCACTGCAACGGAGAGCTCTTTACAGCTAGTACAAGTGCTTTAATCTTCTCAATTGTTTTTAAAATTACACTTAGACCATCTCTAGTAACCAAATTGAGTATGTGACAGgcacatctcacatgaaaaaatataccattacaaactaaagaagcatgaacatcctTGAGATCAGTAATTATGTCATTAACTGCCACTTCATTTGCACTAGCATTGTCCAAAGTTAATgcaaacaatttcttctcaatgtaccaCTTCATCATAAGTTCAGAGAAGGTCTGTGCCAACTTCTTACCAGTATGTCGTCCTTCTACATGAAAGAAACCCGCAATTCTCTTCTAAATATGCCAATTATCATCTGTCCAATGAATGGTGACACACATGTATGATTTGTTTTGACATGATGTCCACATGTCCATGGTTGCACTAAAGCGGCAATGCACATTTTTAAATTGTGCATACAGTTTATCCTTTTCTTTCAAATATATGTCCATAATTTCCTTTCTAACAGTGACACGAGACTTGATTGGAAAGTTAGGGCGCAATGATTTAATAAACTCAACAAAGTAATCATGCTCAACTATATTGAAAGGAtactcatgcatgattattgcCAAATACAATTTCTTAAGACTAGCTTCCTGATCATACCTATAAGGCTCAATAACAGTAATGTCTTTTCCATGATCCTTTTCCACTTTGAGTTGTTGCTGCCCTTTTACTATACTATGATCTGACTTCAAATGATTCCGAAATTCGGATGTTTCATGATAGCTCTCAGCCCTATATTTGGTCTTGCAATTTGGAAAGTTGCAATATCCCCAGCACTGCTCATACTTCTTCCCATCCACCTCTACTATCTCTGTTTTCTTAGTAAAGTACTGCCAAACATCAGATGTGCACTTCTTCTGCCGCTTTGCAGTTGTCTGAGATTCTGGcctatcatcaataataacaacaTTAGGATTTGGAGCTACATCATTACCCTGCTCCTGTGTATGTGTGCCACTGCCATCGGTGCCAATAGAAACCCTCTcaactgcaagtgttgaagatgaTGCTGACACACCGAGATGTACACTCGAACTAACACTTTGAACTTCATTTGCCTTTCTCTTTGGTCCTGACATGAATCAATAATACAAGAATCaataaaaggtttttacaaTTCTACTAGTTGAACTAGAGAATATGAGCAATGTCTTACCCATGTGCTGGATATTACAAGAATCCTTATTTCAAAACAAATTGATGACACAACAGATTCTTGGATAAAAAcacaaacaaataaacaaagGACATTATATCATTGTCATGGGGAATGATATAAAATGTGAATCTATGTGCTTGGCCTCATATGACACCAatactacatgaaaaaaattaacaagCGTGCAGCAAATTTCACACCAATGCCGAGCTGAATTCGAATGAACACTTCTTAAAATCATCATTTCATTTTCATCACAGTGACTAGAACACTTTGTAACACTGAACACTTCCTAACACTTCGTCACAAGTCATCTTCTATCCACGAGCAATATAACTAATTCTGCAGATATATATTGCTAGGATTGATGGTACCTGCAGTAGAGTTGTCCGTCTTGCCATCGACtgtaggcggcggcggcggcgcctctaGGAGCAAGCGGCCCAAACCCGGGTACGTCTCTGGTGGCCTCGAGCCAGATGGGACTTCTCTAGTTGGTAGCATTCTGCAGGGGGTCGGGAGGGCATCAGCAGTCAGCACTCGGGCAGTTCGGGCCTCTGCAACTCTGTTGACTGCTGCCGGCTGCCGACTGTTGCTCTGGAGGAGTGGAGCCGTGGAGATTGGAGCAGGAGCACCAGCCACCGATGGCGATTGCGTTTCTGCGAAGGTCGAAGGGGCCAGAACTCCAGGGGCACGGCTCCACCAGAGAGGTAGAAACGGACGGTCGGCGCGCAGAAGCTGCATAGCGCTTGGAGGAGTGGAGGCTGTCGGGTGCTGGCTAGAGTGCACATAGCGCCTGGTGCTGGCGGGCGGCGGCCGGCTGCTGGATTGCGCGAAGCAGCGGAGCTCCAGGCTGCCGGTGGCCAGCTGCTGGTGTGCACGGAGTGGCGGTCAGTGGAGCTCCAGGCGGGCGGCGGTCGGCGGAGCTCCAGGCGGGCGGCGGCCGGCTACTGGATTGCGCTTTGCTCCAGGCGGACGGCGGGCGATGGCTGGAGTGTGCGGAGCAGCGGAGCTCCAGGCGGGCGACTGTCGGCTGCTGGAGtgcgcggcgcggcggagggcctggcgggcggcggcgggcgcgacTGCGCGAAGCAGAGCTCAGCTCTGAGCTCTTGCCTCTTGGTCCTGGTGGCTGGACGGCGGACCGAACTGAGCAGTAGAGCAGGGATGAAAACAGCACATGGGCCTTAGTGGGCTAGGGTTGCACTAAAGAGGTATTCAGCCATTCAGGCCTTATCCCGCGAAAGAAAAACGGGAGAAAAATGGGAATATCCCGCATAAATACGGGAAAATAACAAAACAGACGAAAATATCTCAAACCGTTTTCGATACCGTTTTCGCCAGACCTATACCATTTTCGTCCCGTTTTCGGATAAGATCCGAAAATACGAAAACGAACGGGAAAATACGGGATACGGCACCGGGACGAGACGGGATTTTCCCGTTCCGTTTTCAACCCtagccgcggcggcggtgctttTTCCGGCCGGTGGTGAGCAGTGTTACTGGGATATAGCTGCCATGCCAGTGTTTGATTTGACAAACTTTAAAAAATAAGATTTAGAGATttgtttaatttgtattaatattatattaaaaatatattatttatatttttattagtaaataaTATTAGTGTTTTTAAAATAACATATTAATTTATGATtaacatatataaaaatatttgaatgtaGGTATAATAGATGGATAAACAAACTACACAAAAATTATAgaataatagaaaaaaaagaaaaataaatccaATCTAACTACGATCCAGTGAGTCCATTAGCCCACTAGAGCTTCGATCACTCAGCTCCCTTGAGTCCCCTCCCGAtcatcttcctctcttctcATTTCCCGGCCGCCTTCACCACCTCTCCCTCACCACTACCGTCACCTCTCCCTTaccgccaccgcctctcctGGAGTACGTATTCGAGATCTCACTCCTTATCTTGTTTGACAGCAATGAGCACCTCGTGCACATTCAATTCGGCAGCCTATCTTTTATGACAGCCTAGCTTCTATCCGCAGCCCATCTTGGCACGGTCACGCCCATACGCAAGCGGCAGCCCGTATTTTGTTTTCTTGCGGTTGATCTCTTCTCTGCACACAGTTGCCCATGGCTGTTGTCTTGCCGCCTACTGGGGAGGGGATATCTCCTCAACGGGCACTCCTCCATTCTGTAT includes:
- the LOC133929786 gene encoding endo-1,3;1,4-beta-D-glucanase-like, with translation MGATGATRSSPLLLVVLLASAALGSAKEADVRLVLPSASASSSHSHHPCLDNPPDMTATGGEAGDVVRHFHGLEAYVTGSGHDASRAVILGSDYYGFQAPKLRKIADQVADLGYFVVVPDLLHGDPYKDGVSFAEWLKTHSPVDAAEKVKPLIAALKTKGKMVGVAGYCWGAKVAVELAKTAEIQAVVISHPALVTVDDMKEIKCPIEVLGGEYDTLSPPKLVHQFERALEQNEGIDHFVKIFPRVPHGFACRYNSSDPFAVETAEEARVDMISWFNRQLKRRD